In Candidatus Caldatribacterium sp., the genomic window GATGAAAGCTAGGAAAGTAGGGCTTTTGGTGTTGTTTTTGGTGTGCCTTGTACTTGCAGGAGGCAAAGCGTTTACTAAAACCAAGCTTAACTTTGTCTTCTGGCTATGGGCTCCGGAAGCACTCGAAGGATGGAAAAACACTATTAAGGAATTTATAGCTGAGAACCCGGATATAGATGTCAACTATATTGCTGTTCCTGGTGCTACGTGGGGAGAGTATCTTGATAAGGTGAGCACATTGATCGCTGGTGGAGAAAAGCCAGATGTGATGTGGGTAGCTACAGAGGGGATGCTGTTCCTTCTTCGCAGGAACCTTATGCAACCACTTGATGCTTACATTGACCGAGACAGGGCAGAACTTCAAGAGTTCTTCGATGATGTAGCTCCTGCTCTTCTTGAGGCGATGGTCTTTGATGAGAAAAGATATGCTCTCCCCTATAGCTGGAACAACATGGTGATATGGTACAACACAAAGATGTTTAACGAACTTGGGATTGCTGCTCCTCAGGAGAGCTGGACAAGGAATGAGTTTTTAGAAATTGCCAAGAAACTCACAGTAGATAAAAACAACGATGGCAAGCCAGACCAGTATGGATTTGCGGTTGAACCAGCTTATTTTGCCGGTACTATTCCATGGCTGTTTGTTCGTGGTACTAGTCTTCTGAGTGAAGACTTAAGTAGATCCAATGCCAATGATCCCAAGGTTATTGAAGTTATGCAGTTCTTACAGGATTTGATTTACAAAGATAGGGTTGCTCCTACTCCTGGGTTTGGCCCAACCTTTAGTCTCTTTATTGCTGGTCAGGTGGGAATGTTTGGAGCTGGAAGATGGCCAGTAGTAACATTTGTGCAAGAAGGGTTTTCGGACTGTGACATTCAGTATTGGCCGAA contains:
- a CDS encoding sugar ABC transporter substrate-binding protein; translation: MKARKVGLLVLFLVCLVLAGGKAFTKTKLNFVFWLWAPEALEGWKNTIKEFIAENPDIDVNYIAVPGATWGEYLDKVSTLIAGGEKPDVMWVATEGMLFLLRRNLMQPLDAYIDRDRAELQEFFDDVAPALLEAMVFDEKRYALPYSWNNMVIWYNTKMFNELGIAAPQESWTRNEFLEIAKKLTVDKNNDGKPDQYGFAVEPAYFAGTIPWLFVRGTSLLSEDLSRSNANDPKVIEVMQFLQDLIYKDRVAPTPGFGPTFSLFIAGQVGMFGAGRWPVVTFVQEGFSDCDIQYWPKWDQETPRVTLFGVDGFPLLTTSQHPEQAWKFIKYMIRRDVQSKLIGTKEAPVGNIPARKSLAMSDEIGAFPPKNYKIFYKSLVEFPAKPVPAPVAFTRVEEIWLRYVSAILANEMTAEEGCMKAHQEITKILEEE